The sequence below is a genomic window from Methanoculleus sp. SDB.
TGAGCATCCCTCTGCGAGGGCGCCCGCCCGGCCCGGAATAATATGCGCATCGGTGCCCTGGTTCGTCCGGTAGATCTGAGTGAGGACGGAGGGTTCGGACCGGATCATCCCTGCCGCAAGGGAGACCCATGCCGGACTTTCGCCCCTGATGCCGAAGAGGACAGGATCGGGCGTGTGGGGAACACAGACGACAACACCGTTTTCCCGGTCCACCGAATCCCAGGTATGAGGATATGTCGCCTCATCGGCGGCAAAAATGCTCGCCGGATCGACGTCACGCACTCCGGTGACGGCTGCATCCCGGTAGGCAAGGAATTCCCAGGTCATATCGGGCAGATCGCTTGCAACCGCCGCAAATGCTCCGATCAGGCCGCGTCTGTTTTTCCACCCGCGAAACCGTGCACCCGCCGCCTCACAGAGCCGGACGGCCTCGTCGATTCCGCAAAATTCGCGGAGCGCACGGTAGTAAAACGCGGAATCAGGGGGTTCGGAAACGACGACGACTCCCGGATTCGTACCGTTGCAGGCAAGATCCGCATATGTATCCACGAGGCCGCAGGCAATCTGAAAGGCACGCTCTGCATCCCCTTCGGCCACAATGCACACTGCAGCGTTCCCC
It includes:
- a CDS encoding tRNA(Ile2) 2-agmatinylcytidine synthetase; the protein is MLIGIDDTDSPSGMCTTYIGALLVRCLGEAGCTVREARLIRLNPNVPYKTRGNAAVCIVAEGDAERAFQIACGLVDTYADLACNGTNPGVVVVSEPPDSAFYYRALREFCGIDEAVRLCEAAGARFRGWKNRRGLIGAFAAVASDLPDMTWEFLAYRDAAVTGVRDVDPASIFAADEATYPHTWDSVDRENGVVVCVPHTPDPVLFGIRGESPAWVSLAAGMIRSEPSVLTQIYRTNQGTDAHIIPGRAGALAEGCSYRLQGTVAAPPVTRRGGHISLILDDAGVPVRCMAYEPTKGFRDRVRSLIPGDRICVQGSWKGGSINLEKIRIDALAPKTIIRPPLCPAGHGRMTSAGAGKGYKCRRCSLRSPYPDVTDLPRALAPGWYEVPPMARRHLALPLVRKRLLHN